One stretch of Serinicoccus hydrothermalis DNA includes these proteins:
- a CDS encoding GNAT family N-acetyltransferase: MPVISFYQHDPGIAVADVYSHSAYGHSAELIDGGRWECASDQSTGIVYPYIRREAGGPRMYDTVTPYGYGGISVPDGTSPESVTAFRDAYIAAARARGLVAEVFRLSPLDPQGALVETTSHLRDHPTFLSHIHDVDTEFAAVSGAHRTACRKADRSGVSVAETDPAGLVTADHPFREIYDQTMARVGARGSLRLPDEYYRRLLQLPDRAVRLVLASIDGDVVAGAIFLAWGSRLHYHLSGATVQGRSVQATNAIIEFAKREMLPTPFTLHLGGGLGGDDALARFKSRCTSSNAVMQLRTAVIDSSAFASLSSEVPSTDYFPPWHAPTGEG, translated from the coding sequence ATGCCTGTGATCTCCTTTTATCAGCACGACCCAGGGATTGCCGTCGCCGATGTCTACTCGCACTCGGCCTACGGGCACAGCGCGGAACTGATCGACGGTGGCAGGTGGGAGTGCGCCTCCGATCAGAGCACCGGAATCGTCTACCCCTACATCCGCCGTGAAGCTGGTGGTCCGCGGATGTACGACACGGTGACCCCCTACGGGTACGGCGGCATCTCTGTGCCCGACGGCACGTCACCTGAGTCGGTCACGGCCTTCCGAGACGCCTACATCGCCGCGGCCAGGGCGCGAGGACTCGTGGCTGAGGTCTTCCGGCTCTCCCCGCTCGATCCGCAGGGCGCCCTCGTGGAGACCACGTCGCATCTCCGCGATCACCCGACCTTCTTGTCCCACATCCATGACGTAGACACCGAGTTCGCGGCCGTCTCGGGCGCTCACCGCACCGCCTGCCGCAAGGCAGACAGGTCCGGCGTCAGCGTCGCCGAGACCGATCCTGCGGGCCTGGTGACGGCCGATCACCCGTTCCGAGAGATCTACGACCAGACCATGGCCCGAGTCGGGGCTCGCGGCTCGCTACGCCTCCCGGACGAGTACTACCGTCGGCTTCTGCAGCTGCCTGACCGAGCCGTCAGACTCGTCCTGGCCTCGATCGATGGGGACGTGGTTGCGGGGGCCATCTTCCTGGCCTGGGGAAGCCGCCTCCACTACCACCTCTCCGGAGCGACCGTGCAGGGCCGAAGTGTTCAGGCGACCAATGCGATCATCGAGTTCGCCAAGCGTGAGATGTTGCCGACCCCCTTCACCCTGCACCTGGGTGGCGGACTCGGAGGTGACGACGCCCTGGCCAGGTTCAAGAGCCGCTGCACCAGCTCGAACGCGGTGATGCAGCTCCGCACTGCCGTCATCGACTCCTCGGCGTTTGCGAGCTTGTCGTCCGAGGTGCCGTCGACGGACTACTTCCCCCCGTGGCACGCCCCCACCGGGGAGGGCTGA
- a CDS encoding sugar transferase, with product MTLRTDSNRSLRILDLAVVGLTSPGWGPLLAGCALLCRVAQGAPVIFTQERAGLHAEPFTAYKFRTMINDADSYLDDSGAPTRQRVTPTGALLRRTGLDELPQIANVIRGDMSLVGPRPVLPSWVDRFPEGASHPRFRTRPGLTGLAQIAGRNTVLWSERLTLDTRWSDTASVRLYLSTLLRTPLALLRPTVSADRNAHAVDDLQQPA from the coding sequence GTGACTCTCCGAACTGACAGCAACAGGTCTCTGCGGATCCTGGACCTGGCCGTCGTGGGGCTCACCTCTCCCGGTTGGGGACCGCTCCTCGCAGGCTGTGCCCTGCTGTGCCGAGTCGCGCAGGGCGCACCGGTGATCTTCACGCAGGAGCGAGCAGGTCTGCACGCCGAGCCGTTCACCGCGTACAAGTTCCGCACGATGATCAACGATGCCGACTCCTACCTGGATGACAGCGGTGCGCCGACCCGCCAGCGCGTGACTCCGACGGGCGCGCTGCTGAGGCGCACGGGGCTGGACGAGCTTCCGCAGATCGCCAACGTGATCCGAGGCGATATGAGCCTGGTGGGCCCCCGGCCGGTGCTGCCCAGCTGGGTGGACCGGTTCCCGGAAGGCGCGAGCCACCCACGATTCCGGACCCGGCCAGGCCTCACCGGCCTGGCGCAGATCGCCGGCCGCAACACCGTCCTCTGGTCGGAGCGTCTGACCCTGGACACCCGCTGGTCCGACACGGCGTCGGTTCGCCTCTACCTCAGCACCCTCCTTCGCACACCACTCGCCCTGCTGCGACCCACGGTGTCGGCCGACCGCAACGCTCATGCCGTCGACGACCTCCAGCAGCCGGCGTGA
- a CDS encoding sulfotransferase, protein MRYAEKDAGFEAFLDRLNITIAAEFPADEVIGPTFPSGHVVGLPRSGTTFLFQALAASGQVGYPSNLMALFWRSPWVGARLQRQLSVTASTTSLNSVAGRTPDPLDPHEFGYFWRDALGHDTNALEPSGSARPPADLRRALDAISSIFQAPTVYKNFLVPAHLDYLSEVGAQRYLLVERSLEQIAASLVRTRRSLDISESSWFGIAPPGPWPAFSSDLERVAFQVANVQRAIESSGIRDRAETLVVTYEQLCRDPARELSRVLDHLDVAPDEQRAWPQPRQPQDSLHSLPAMDRRALLTHLDHYLGQTTRDSPN, encoded by the coding sequence ATGAGGTACGCGGAGAAGGATGCGGGGTTCGAAGCCTTTCTCGATCGGCTGAACATCACGATCGCGGCCGAGTTCCCTGCCGACGAGGTCATCGGGCCGACCTTCCCCTCGGGGCATGTCGTCGGGCTTCCTCGATCTGGCACGACCTTTCTCTTCCAGGCACTCGCGGCGTCCGGTCAGGTCGGCTACCCCAGCAATCTGATGGCTCTCTTCTGGCGCAGCCCATGGGTAGGAGCCCGGCTCCAGAGGCAACTGTCTGTGACAGCCAGCACGACGTCACTGAACTCCGTGGCCGGCCGCACTCCTGACCCCTTGGATCCCCACGAGTTCGGATACTTCTGGCGAGACGCGCTTGGCCACGACACCAACGCCTTGGAGCCTTCTGGATCAGCAAGGCCACCAGCAGACCTGCGGAGGGCGTTGGACGCGATCTCGTCCATCTTCCAGGCTCCGACGGTCTACAAGAACTTCTTGGTGCCCGCCCATCTCGACTACCTCTCCGAGGTCGGTGCTCAGCGGTACCTCCTCGTCGAGCGCTCGCTCGAGCAGATTGCCGCGAGCCTGGTGCGAACGCGCAGATCTCTTGACATCTCTGAGTCATCGTGGTTCGGCATCGCGCCCCCTGGCCCGTGGCCTGCTTTCTCCAGCGACCTCGAGAGGGTGGCTTTCCAGGTCGCCAACGTCCAGCGGGCCATCGAGAGCAGCGGTATCCGAGACCGGGCCGAGACCCTGGTGGTCACCTACGAGCAGCTCTGTCGCGATCCTGCCCGAGAGCTCTCTCGAGTCCTGGACCACCTTGACGTGGCGCCAGATGAGCAGAGGGCATGGCCGCAGCCTCGCCAGCCGCAGGACTCACTACACTCGCTACCGGCCATGGACCGACGTGCCCTCCTGACTCACCTCGACCACTACCTGGGACAGACGACTCGTGACTCTCCGAACTGA
- a CDS encoding right-handed parallel beta-helix repeat-containing protein, with protein MTTPDERAIPSGRADTSLSRRALVTAGAAALTLSACTRAGRGQSTNVRDVGAVGDGLTDDTAAFIAGLERAAGSTLTVPEGTYVLSETNAFASLVPTAGTTMSGPGTLRFARRTRKSVRLIRIENPDISLQGLSLDLRRAPRGTSFGVSVVRGAHSILLNELTLTNNPHRGGVQILGGSDLELRRCSITGMKQNGVTLYGRGTGDGPRGITIMDCHISSDVQPIDSEPVEGATVQDLRVEGCRLVARDNYAVALAWVHRALVANNSLVGAVHVVNSRDITLRENRIDATAAISRDAVTAVRQSDRCQISGNTILAARGRYAISLRARAGAAPNGWVIDGNTMRVSDGVPAGLIDGGQGISVNNNILQTESPTAGSAFRLRGMRSNDVVFQGNQVDGFDGIRTTKPAPRTRTEEVQ; from the coding sequence ATGACGACACCTGACGAGCGCGCGATCCCCTCAGGGCGGGCCGACACCTCCCTGTCGCGCAGAGCGCTCGTCACCGCGGGTGCGGCGGCCCTCACCCTCAGCGCCTGCACCCGTGCCGGTCGCGGACAGTCCACCAACGTGCGCGATGTCGGCGCCGTAGGGGACGGGCTCACGGACGACACGGCCGCATTCATCGCAGGGCTGGAGCGCGCGGCGGGCAGCACGCTCACCGTGCCAGAGGGGACCTACGTCCTTTCTGAGACCAACGCGTTCGCTTCCCTAGTCCCCACAGCGGGTACCACCATGAGTGGGCCCGGCACGCTGCGCTTCGCCCGACGCACCCGCAAGTCCGTGCGGCTGATCCGGATCGAGAACCCTGACATCAGTCTCCAAGGACTCTCCCTGGACCTCCGCCGCGCACCCAGGGGGACCTCATTCGGCGTCAGCGTCGTCCGCGGAGCACACTCAATCCTGTTGAACGAGCTGACACTCACGAACAACCCCCACCGGGGAGGCGTTCAGATCCTGGGTGGCAGCGATCTCGAGCTGCGCCGCTGCTCCATCACAGGAATGAAGCAGAACGGCGTGACTCTGTACGGGCGTGGGACGGGCGATGGGCCTCGAGGGATCACGATCATGGACTGCCACATCTCCTCGGACGTCCAGCCCATCGACTCCGAACCCGTCGAGGGTGCGACCGTTCAAGATCTGCGGGTCGAAGGTTGCCGCCTGGTAGCACGCGACAACTACGCAGTGGCGCTCGCCTGGGTGCACCGTGCCCTGGTGGCGAACAACAGCCTTGTCGGCGCCGTGCACGTCGTCAACTCCCGCGACATCACGCTCCGGGAGAACCGCATCGATGCGACGGCGGCCATCAGCCGTGACGCAGTCACGGCCGTCCGACAGTCAGACCGCTGCCAGATCTCGGGCAACACCATCCTGGCCGCTCGGGGGCGCTACGCGATATCGCTCAGGGCGAGAGCAGGCGCCGCGCCCAACGGGTGGGTGATCGATGGCAACACCATGCGCGTCTCCGATGGCGTACCGGCGGGCCTGATCGACGGTGGGCAAGGAATCAGCGTCAACAACAACATCCTGCAGACTGAGAGTCCCACTGCAGGCTCCGCCTTTCGACTGCGAGGCATGCGCTCGAACGACGTCGTCTTCCAGGGAAACCAGGTCGACGGCTTCGACGGAATCCGCACCACGAAGCCGGCACCGCGGACACGGACAGAAGAGGTTCAGTGA
- a CDS encoding sulfotransferase: MSTEPVRLIYVTGYGRSGSTVVDHVIARSLGVVSGGELTNVFAWAAEERECACAQPVAVCPVWGEAISAARRASQLSLTELARITRTAEIDRDEGASSAWRVAWSAFFADLSERGFTTVVDSSKSAGGRDRVRLLAECDHVEITLVVHLIRDPRAVVFSRRRGNNLALERGTAGENKTIGVVKAIVGWWRANALADRQRTLHRSVVWRYEEFVGDPDGHTDHLARLVPDRGARRTREQTAHAVAGNRLARSDWDGAIRLDDEWASEISRPWRILGGLLSALRRRT, translated from the coding sequence ATGTCCACGGAACCCGTCCGGCTGATCTATGTCACGGGGTATGGGCGGAGCGGTTCGACTGTCGTCGATCACGTCATCGCCCGCAGCCTCGGGGTCGTCAGTGGAGGAGAGCTCACCAACGTCTTCGCCTGGGCGGCGGAGGAGAGGGAGTGTGCGTGTGCTCAACCAGTCGCGGTTTGTCCCGTCTGGGGCGAGGCGATCAGCGCAGCTCGTCGTGCGAGCCAACTCTCGTTGACGGAGCTGGCCCGAATCACCAGGACCGCGGAGATCGATCGGGACGAAGGTGCGAGCTCCGCGTGGCGCGTGGCGTGGAGCGCCTTCTTTGCTGACTTGTCTGAGCGCGGTTTCACCACCGTCGTGGACTCCTCAAAGTCTGCTGGAGGGAGAGACCGCGTGCGGCTGCTGGCCGAGTGCGACCACGTCGAGATCACCCTCGTCGTCCATCTGATCCGCGATCCCAGAGCGGTGGTGTTCTCCCGCCGGCGTGGGAACAACCTGGCTCTGGAGCGCGGCACCGCGGGCGAGAACAAGACCATCGGTGTGGTCAAGGCCATCGTGGGGTGGTGGCGTGCCAACGCACTGGCCGACCGACAGCGCACCCTGCATCGGTCGGTGGTGTGGCGGTACGAGGAGTTCGTGGGGGATCCGGATGGACATACGGACCATCTTGCGCGGCTCGTGCCCGACCGGGGAGCGCGACGGACTCGGGAGCAGACGGCTCACGCCGTTGCCGGAAACCGACTGGCGCGTTCCGACTGGGACGGGGCCATCAGGCTCGACGACGAGTGGGCCAGTGAGATCTCGAGGCCTTGGCGCATCCTCGGTGGCCTTCTCTCGGCTCTCCGTCGACGGACCTAG
- a CDS encoding lipopolysaccharide biosynthesis protein: MTAAQGAALIILGRALGVEAVGVYTLALAIVSPIFLFGHLRLQEKVATDPLGKQRWRSYRGAMLVGATLALVLSVIVTVLYPTDGLWKVALPLAVARFAESYVHMIHGYWQGAGDMARVARANVIRAIGLVVGLSGGLALTETVAGATTGAAVVAMLLVPVLEGSGPGPSLDEVSDSTWSLLSHLLPLGAVAVLLSLNQTAVRVLIDRGVGVQELGVFAATAYLVRLGTIVAQSLGQARAPELRAAAANHDFGAVARQGLVSAGHAALLGVVTAGVMLVVGPAVMVLGFGEAFEPSRALIGAIFAAGIPLFASTSLAMATVGMGERGLYLCAVAISLVSTVVLVSFLVPEWGVVGAAWGWAGGESIKTLLLVGIALRRLRSGQDPSRVGG; this comes from the coding sequence ATGACGGCTGCCCAAGGAGCCGCCCTCATCATCCTGGGTCGGGCTCTCGGCGTGGAGGCCGTGGGCGTCTACACACTTGCCCTGGCCATCGTGTCACCCATCTTTCTCTTCGGGCATCTCCGCCTGCAGGAGAAGGTCGCCACAGACCCCCTCGGGAAGCAGCGATGGCGCAGCTACCGGGGCGCGATGCTCGTGGGGGCGACGCTTGCCCTCGTCTTGAGCGTCATCGTGACAGTGCTCTATCCGACCGACGGGCTGTGGAAGGTGGCCCTCCCCTTGGCGGTAGCCCGCTTCGCCGAGTCCTACGTGCACATGATCCATGGCTACTGGCAGGGCGCGGGCGACATGGCCCGCGTGGCGAGAGCCAACGTCATCAGAGCGATCGGTCTGGTGGTCGGCCTTTCCGGAGGGCTCGCGCTCACGGAGACCGTGGCCGGAGCGACAACTGGCGCAGCAGTCGTTGCCATGCTGCTCGTGCCAGTCCTGGAGGGCTCGGGTCCAGGACCGAGCCTCGACGAGGTGTCTGACTCGACGTGGTCTTTGTTGAGCCACCTCTTGCCCCTGGGAGCGGTGGCGGTGCTGCTCTCCCTCAATCAGACCGCGGTCCGCGTGCTCATCGATCGCGGGGTCGGGGTGCAGGAGTTGGGTGTCTTCGCGGCCACGGCTTATCTCGTCAGGTTGGGGACGATCGTGGCGCAGTCGCTCGGACAGGCTCGGGCGCCTGAACTCCGAGCCGCAGCAGCGAACCACGACTTCGGTGCTGTCGCGCGGCAGGGCCTGGTGAGCGCCGGACATGCGGCCCTCCTCGGCGTCGTCACGGCCGGCGTCATGCTGGTGGTCGGCCCGGCGGTGATGGTCCTCGGCTTCGGGGAGGCGTTCGAACCGTCGCGAGCGCTCATCGGAGCCATCTTCGCGGCAGGCATTCCTCTGTTCGCCTCGACCAGCCTCGCCATGGCAACTGTGGGTATGGGGGAGCGGGGACTCTATCTCTGCGCTGTCGCGATCTCTCTGGTCTCGACGGTCGTCCTCGTCTCCTTCCTCGTCCCCGAGTGGGGAGTAGTAGGTGCAGCCTGGGGTTGGGCCGGCGGGGAGTCGATCAAGACGCTCCTGCTCGTGGGTATCGCGCTTCGACGTCTTCGATCAGGTCAAGACCCCAGCCGCGTGGGAGGTTGA
- a CDS encoding sulfotransferase family protein codes for MARNAMQVRLMRLKESARRAYGEVIRGRTRVRVIHASVAVSNTPARFVLSPYRSGTTLLRYCLDSHPDLAVPPETDFMAPIAQVMADDASMAGYRDLGYEEVDVRRLLSQAARNPLDTYAEGRGAASGWADKSPRYAEMPDGIRTLFPDAAFLVMQRHPLDQIHSFTKGGTVRHPALGSQGTGEELVLSAARYWATLARGLRSFAVDHPRQTLSIRYEDLCAHPDDTLHAVTDHFGLTWSPDVLDYHDHDHDLGREAGRVAGTRGFSLSTGGWRSWPDSWSSAAWSVVADEAEPLGYRAEGV; via the coding sequence ATGGCCCGCAACGCGATGCAGGTTCGGCTGATGCGACTCAAGGAGTCGGCTCGGCGAGCCTACGGAGAAGTGATTCGAGGCAGAACGCGGGTGCGTGTCATCCACGCCTCGGTGGCTGTCAGCAACACTCCGGCACGGTTCGTGCTCTCGCCCTACCGATCCGGGACCACACTCCTGCGCTACTGTCTCGATTCGCATCCCGACCTGGCAGTCCCGCCGGAGACTGACTTCATGGCTCCCATCGCGCAGGTGATGGCAGATGACGCCAGCATGGCCGGATATCGCGACCTGGGCTACGAGGAAGTCGATGTCCGCCGCTTGCTGTCACAGGCCGCCCGCAACCCGCTGGACACCTATGCCGAGGGAAGGGGAGCCGCGTCCGGTTGGGCCGACAAGTCACCGCGGTACGCGGAGATGCCCGACGGCATCAGGACGCTGTTCCCGGATGCGGCATTCCTTGTCATGCAGCGGCACCCCCTCGACCAGATCCACTCCTTCACGAAGGGGGGCACCGTCCGTCATCCTGCGCTGGGTTCGCAGGGCACGGGTGAGGAACTGGTGCTCAGCGCGGCCAGGTACTGGGCAACTCTCGCCCGCGGCCTGCGCTCTTTCGCAGTGGATCACCCCCGACAGACACTCAGCATCCGGTATGAAGATCTCTGTGCGCATCCCGACGACACCCTGCACGCGGTGACGGACCACTTCGGGCTGACCTGGAGCCCCGACGTCTTGGACTACCACGACCACGACCACGACCTCGGCCGGGAAGCCGGCCGCGTCGCGGGCACCCGAGGATTCAGCCTCTCCACCGGAGGGTGGAGGTCCTGGCCTGACTCCTGGTCGTCAGCGGCATGGTCTGTGGTTGCCGACGAGGCGGAGCCTCTGGGTTACCGAGCTGAGGGGGTCTGA
- a CDS encoding glycosyltransferase family 4 protein, producing the protein MTTILFGVTSPHTALAFLDGHIKELADAGAMVHLVCGEADGIPLDDFSARNSATVHALPISRDVRATQDVRALLHLDRIVRRIRPDIVSAGTPKMSLLLLVTAWLRRVPRRVYVCHGLRHEGMEGQRRAIQELIERSMCLLATETAAVSESVREGLIDVGVRPSSVRVIGHGSADGVDPHFFEPVPGDVSTAFRETHRIEGGRPTAAFVGRLTRDKGVDALVAAASRLTDVTFVVAGRPEPAGQADEVAIAQLEALPNVRMLGRIDDVRPLYAVSDMLILPTRREGLATVIIEAAAAGVPTIAMDATGTRDVVENDVTGLLVTQGDVDEFVAAIGTLSGDSARRHRLGRSAQRDVLRRFSQPMVRDLWREFYLQTHDDT; encoded by the coding sequence ATGACGACGATTCTCTTCGGCGTCACATCGCCCCACACGGCTTTGGCTTTCCTCGACGGACACATCAAAGAGCTCGCCGACGCCGGAGCGATGGTTCACCTTGTCTGCGGTGAGGCTGACGGCATCCCTCTCGACGACTTCTCTGCCAGGAACTCTGCGACGGTGCACGCGTTGCCGATCAGTCGAGACGTGCGGGCAACCCAGGATGTCCGGGCGCTCCTCCATCTTGACCGCATCGTGCGTCGGATCCGTCCCGACATCGTGAGTGCGGGAACTCCCAAGATGTCGCTCCTGCTCCTCGTCACGGCATGGCTGCGCCGCGTTCCCCGGCGTGTGTATGTCTGTCACGGGCTGCGGCATGAAGGCATGGAGGGTCAGCGCCGAGCAATCCAGGAGCTCATCGAGCGCTCCATGTGCCTGCTGGCAACGGAGACCGCGGCTGTCAGCGAGTCGGTGCGTGAGGGCCTGATCGATGTGGGGGTGCGTCCTTCTTCCGTCCGCGTGATCGGACATGGCTCCGCCGACGGAGTCGACCCACACTTCTTCGAACCAGTCCCGGGTGACGTCAGCACGGCCTTCCGCGAGACACACCGGATCGAGGGTGGGAGGCCCACCGCGGCATTCGTCGGCCGACTCACCCGGGACAAGGGAGTCGACGCCCTGGTCGCGGCGGCGTCGAGGCTCACCGACGTGACCTTCGTTGTGGCGGGTCGACCTGAACCAGCCGGTCAGGCGGACGAAGTAGCCATCGCGCAACTCGAGGCGCTCCCAAACGTCCGGATGCTCGGAAGGATCGATGACGTGCGCCCGCTGTATGCCGTCAGCGACATGCTCATCCTGCCCACCCGCAGAGAAGGCCTGGCCACGGTCATCATCGAGGCGGCCGCAGCCGGCGTGCCGACGATCGCGATGGATGCGACCGGAACCCGCGACGTGGTCGAGAACGACGTCACCGGGTTGTTGGTGACACAGGGCGACGTCGATGAGTTCGTCGCGGCGATCGGCACGTTGAGCGGTGATTCGGCACGCCGTCACAGACTCGGGCGCTCCGCACAGCGCGACGTCCTCCGCAGATTCTCTCAGCCCATGGTGCGCGACCTCTGGCGAGAGTTCTACCTTCAGACCCATGACGACACCTGA
- a CDS encoding DegT/DnrJ/EryC1/StrS family aminotransferase, whose protein sequence is MTDRIHLSKADITEVEEEFVLAALRSGWVAPLGPDVDAFEREVAERVGVRHALALASGTAALHLALLDLGARPGTAVVLPSMTFAASANAVAYTGAETVFVDCQVEDGNVDPDLLIEAVDTLRAEGTQVVAAMTVDLFGRACDYDQIESDLEARGVPLVEDAAESLGATYRGRPAGSFGAAAALSFNGNKIMTTSGGGMLLSDDSRLIEHARKLSTQAREPVPWYEHTEVGYNYRMSNILAALGRGQLTRLDRMIQRRHSIRRRYVEALADLPLRFLGVRPERGDESDNCWLTTAVIESDRIDVNDVLADLEGRGIEARHLWKPMHLQPVYTSGRFFGSTHGESLFRRGLTLPSGSALTDDDIDTVIAALRDALISLR, encoded by the coding sequence GTGACCGATCGGATCCACCTCTCCAAGGCTGACATCACCGAGGTCGAGGAGGAGTTCGTTCTCGCTGCCCTGCGCTCGGGATGGGTGGCTCCTCTCGGACCAGACGTCGACGCGTTCGAGCGAGAGGTAGCCGAACGGGTCGGCGTACGTCACGCATTGGCGTTGGCCTCCGGCACCGCGGCTCTCCACCTCGCGCTTCTCGATCTTGGCGCACGACCCGGCACCGCCGTGGTCCTACCGAGCATGACCTTCGCCGCGTCGGCGAACGCGGTGGCCTACACAGGAGCAGAGACGGTCTTCGTCGACTGCCAGGTGGAGGACGGGAACGTGGACCCCGACCTGCTGATCGAGGCGGTCGACACGCTCAGGGCCGAGGGCACGCAGGTCGTGGCGGCCATGACGGTCGATCTCTTCGGACGCGCCTGCGACTACGACCAGATCGAGTCTGACCTCGAGGCTCGTGGAGTGCCACTCGTGGAGGACGCCGCAGAGTCGCTCGGAGCGACCTATCGCGGGCGTCCGGCGGGGTCGTTCGGCGCCGCGGCAGCCCTCTCCTTCAACGGCAACAAGATCATGACGACGTCCGGTGGAGGCATGCTGCTGAGCGACGACTCGCGGCTCATCGAGCACGCCCGCAAGCTGTCAACCCAGGCCAGGGAGCCGGTGCCGTGGTACGAGCACACAGAAGTGGGCTACAACTACCGGATGTCCAACATCCTGGCCGCTCTCGGCCGTGGTCAACTCACCAGGCTCGACCGCATGATCCAGCGCAGGCACAGCATCCGCCGGCGCTACGTCGAGGCGTTGGCCGACCTTCCCCTCCGCTTCCTCGGCGTCCGCCCGGAGCGTGGCGACGAGTCCGACAACTGCTGGCTGACCACCGCAGTCATCGAGAGTGATCGAATCGACGTCAACGACGTTCTCGCAGACTTGGAGGGGCGAGGAATCGAAGCACGTCATCTGTGGAAGCCGATGCATCTGCAGCCGGTCTACACCTCTGGCCGCTTCTTCGGCTCGACTCACGGCGAGAGTCTGTTCCGGCGTGGGCTGACCCTGCCCAGCGGTTCTGCTCTGACGGACGACGACATCGACACGGTCATCGCGGCTCTACGCGATGCGCTGATCTCGCTGCGATGA